The Ralstonia pickettii DTP0602 genome segment CAGTGAATCCGGCCCCTTGGGCGTGGCCACCAGGTGCACGTGGTTGGGCCGCAGCGTGTAGGCGTGGAGCGCAAGGTCATGCTCGCGCGCGGCCATGCGCAGGCAGTCGAGGTAGTGCAGGTAGTCGTCGGGACCGAGGAAGACGTCCTGGCGGTTGTTGCCGCGTTGCAACACCAGGGCGGGAAGACCGGCGGGAGAGAAACGGGGAAGGCGGGCCATGACAGGTCATGCGAGCATCGATGCCCGCATGATAGCCTGATCCGTCCCCAATTATGCGCAGGCGCGCCGCTGTCAGTTGCCCTCGCTCACGGCAAAGATGCGGCGATGCTCGCGGATCGCGTAGCGGTCGGTCATGCCGGCGATGTAATGCGCGATCAGCCGCGGCTGCTCGGTGCCGTGGCCGGCCTGGTACTGTGGCGGCAGCAGGCGTGGATCGGACATAAAGGCCTGGAACAGGTCGCCGACGATGCGCTGCGCCTTGGCCGACATGCGCATCACCAGGTAGTGCCGGTACAGGTGCCGGAACAGGAAGCGCTTGAGCGCCGCGGCTTCCTCGTGGATCTGCGGGCTGAAGCCGACCAGCGGGCCGGCGGCGCGAACCGCGTCGATATTGCGCGGGTTGACCGCGGCGATATTGCTGCTGGTGGTCTCGATCAGGTCGACGATCAGCGTGTTGATCATGCGCCGGACCGTCTCGTTGATGGCGCGGCGGCCGTTGATGCCGGGGAAGGCATCAGCCACCTCGGCACGGTGGCGCTCCCACATCGGTACTTCGTCGAGCTGTTCCAGCGTCAGCAGGCCGGAGCGCAGGCCGTCATCAATATCGTGGTTGTTGTAGGCAATCTCGTCGGCCAGGTTGGCCAGTTGCGCCTCCAGCGACGGCTGCGTGCCTTCCAGGAAGCGCCGGCCCAGCTCGCCCAGCGCCGCGGCATTGACGCGCGAGCAATGCTTGAGGATGCCCTCGCGCGTCTCGAAGGTCAGGTTCAGCCCGTTGAAGCCGCCGTAGCGCTCTTCCAGCTCGTCCACCACCAGCAGGCTCTGCAGGTTGTGCTCGAAGCCGCCGTGATTCTTCATGCAGGTGTTGAGCGCATCCTGCCCGGCGTGGCCAAAGGGCGTATGGCCCAGGTCGTGCGCCAGCGAGATGGCCTCGACCAGGTCTTCGTTGAGGCGCAGGTTGCGCGCGATCGAGCGGGCGATCTGCGCCACCTCCAGGCTATGGGTCAGGCGGGTGCGGAACAGGTCTCCCTCATGGTTGACGAAGACCTGGGTCTTGTACTCGAGCCGCCGGAACGCCGTGCTGTGGATGACCCGGTCGCGGTCGCGCTGGAATTCGCTGCGCGACAGCGACGCGGGTTCGGCATGCACCCGCCCGCGCGTCTGCGCGGAGCGGGCGGCGTACGGGGCGAGATGGCTTTCAAAGTCGGTCATGCGGCAATCCGGTGAGCTGGGTCAGGGTTGCGAGGCATAACCGATCGATCACGCGACCGTGGCCTCGGTGGGAGGTTTAAGAACGGCGTGCTGC includes the following:
- a CDS encoding deoxyguanosinetriphosphate triphosphohydrolase (dGTPase family type 2 subfamily; presumably hydrolyzes dGTP to deoxyguanosine and triphosphate~K01129: dgt; dGTPase [EC:3.1.5.1]), with the protein product MTDFESHLAPYAARSAQTRGRVHAEPASLSRSEFQRDRDRVIHSTAFRRLEYKTQVFVNHEGDLFRTRLTHSLEVAQIARSIARNLRLNEDLVEAISLAHDLGHTPFGHAGQDALNTCMKNHGGFEHNLQSLLVVDELEERYGGFNGLNLTFETREGILKHCSRVNAAALGELGRRFLEGTQPSLEAQLANLADEIAYNNHDIDDGLRSGLLTLEQLDEVPMWERHRAEVADAFPGINGRRAINETVRRMINTLIVDLIETTSSNIAAVNPRNIDAVRAAGPLVGFSPQIHEEAAALKRFLFRHLYRHYLVMRMSAKAQRIVGDLFQAFMSDPRLLPPQYQAGHGTEQPRLIAHYIAGMTDRYAIREHRRIFAVSEGN